AACAATACAGTAGAGAGTTTTTATTATTTTTGTTTTTAATGAGATAAATACTTTTTTAGAAAAGATATTATAGTTATTTCTTTCAATTTCATTTAATATTTCTGAGTATAAAGTCATCATTAAGAATGTTACGAAACGACAGCGAGTGTCTGCAATGAATTGGATGCCTCGGCTAGCTTTTGAATAATACAGACGAGTTAATTTAATATGATCAATCATTAAGTTTTTAAAATTTTCTTTTGTATTATGTGTTTTAATATCAGATTCTGTTATTTTGTGTTTCATTAGATTTTGCTTGGGGATATAAATACGACCAAGCTCAAAATCTTCTTTGATGTCTCGTGCAATATTTGTTAGCTGAAAAGCAATTCCGAGTTCAACGGCATGAAGCTCTGCTAGAGGATTTGTGTAGTTGAAAATTTTGAGCATAATAAGCCCGATGACCCCGGCAACTCTATAGCAATAAGTATAAAGTTCGTCGAAATTAGTATATCTTGTTTTTTCTAAGTCCATCGACATTCCTTCAAGGAGTTCGTCAAAATATTTCTTTGGGATATCATAATTTTGGATTGTTTTTCTAAAAGCGCAAAGAATAGGATCGAATAGTTCTTGATTGTTGTAGCATTTTTGGATATTGTCTTGAATCTTGGCAAGATCTTTTTTTCGGTTTGTCGATATGTCAGCCGCGTCATCGCTTAATCGGCAGATCGAATAAACGCTATAAGCGGCAAGGCGTTTTTGTTTTGGTAGAAAAAAGGAACAGAGATAAAATGTTTTTGAATTCTTTTTGGTGATTTTTTCTGCTTGCTTAAAGCCTTGAGAAATTAATTTGTTATTTTTATTAACCATTGTTTTATTCTATCTGAAAAATGAAATGTTTCCAAATGAAAAATTGCTCTTGCAGGGAACTTATTTTAAACATAAAACAACGATCATTCATAAAAGGGAGATGAGATGAGTTTTTATTTGTGGATTGATATTATTATTGTTAGTATCCCGCTGTTATTATCTTTTGAGAAAAAAATTTTTTATTTTAAGAAATGGCCATATGTATTAGGGTCTGTTTTGATCGTAGGGCCTGTTTATATTGCTTGGGATATTTTAGCGACAGATCTTGCGCATTGGTCTTTTAATCCTCAGTATGTTGGGACTGCTCGAATTTTTAATTTGCCGATTCCTGAGGTCTTGTTCTTTGTTGTTGTGCCATTTAGTTGTATTTTTATTTA
The window above is part of the Candidatus Omnitrophota bacterium genome. Proteins encoded here:
- a CDS encoding phytoene/squalene synthase family protein translates to MVNKNNKLISQGFKQAEKITKKNSKTFYLCSFFLPKQKRLAAYSVYSICRLSDDAADISTNRKKDLAKIQDNIQKCYNNQELFDPILCAFRKTIQNYDIPKKYFDELLEGMSMDLEKTRYTNFDELYTYCYRVAGVIGLIMLKIFNYTNPLAELHAVELGIAFQLTNIARDIKEDFELGRIYIPKQNLMKHKITESDIKTHNTKENFKNLMIDHIKLTRLYYSKASRGIQFIADTRCRFVTFLMMTLYSEILNEIERNNYNIFSKKVFISLKTKIIKTLYCIVQFFKNDFLVSPPR